The Manihot esculenta cultivar AM560-2 chromosome 11, M.esculenta_v8, whole genome shotgun sequence genome includes a region encoding these proteins:
- the LOC122725112 gene encoding uncharacterized protein At5g39865-like: MSLPFSLSLSLMWLEWLRSPSRAHTSPRQPQEPPSPRYFSCSSFKDINAILLEEQNGSKSQPQTPRRPSIFHRASPLHGHHGNHSKTFIISPPPNQDDHEIILYFTSLGIVRKTFEDCRTVRSILRGFRIPIDERDLSMDAGYLDEIQMITCSKKVRLPAVFLGGKYVGGAEEIKEMNESGELSKLIGGLPFVGNNSFCDVCGELRHVLCAQCNGSHKIYSEKHGFTTCTSCNVNGLVKCGLCYPVNRRRMST, from the coding sequence ATGTCTCttccattctctctctctctctctctaatgtGGCTAGAGTGGCTGAGATCACCAAGTAGGGCTCACACCTCCCCAAGACAGCCGCAGGAGCCACCTTCACCAAGGTACTTCTCCTGCTCATCTTTCAAAGATATCAATGCCATTCTCTTAGAAGAACAAAATGGATCTAAATCCCAACCCCAAACCCCCAGAAGACCCTCCATTTTCCACCGCGCCTCCCCACTCCACGGCCACCACGGCAACCACTCTAAAACATTCATAATTTCACCACCTCCTAACCAGGATGACCACGAGATCATCCTCTACTTTACCAGCCTCGGCATTGTCCGCAAAACATTCGAAGATTGCAGAACCGTCAGATCAATCCTCCGTGGATTTCGCATCCCAATTGACGAGCGAGATTTGTCCATGGATGCCGGGTATCTCGACGAGATACAGATGATCACATGTTCTAAAAAGGTTAGGTTACCTGCAGTTTTCTTAGGTGGGAAGTATGTTGGTGGGGCCGAGGAGATCAAGGAGATGAATGAGAGTGGTGAGTTGAGTAAGCTGATTGGTGGGTTACCCTTTGTAGGAAACAATAGTTTCTGTGATGTTTGTGGAGAGCTGAGACATGTTCTTTGCGCACAGTGCAATGGCAGCCATAAGATCTACTCTGAGAAGCATGGGTTTACGACCTGCACATCGTGCAATGTAAACGGTCTGGTTAAGTGCGGCCTATGTTATCCCGTGAACCGGCGGCGAATGTCAACTTAG